A genomic window from Osmia bicornis bicornis chromosome 4, iOsmBic2.1, whole genome shotgun sequence includes:
- the LOC114878407 gene encoding ankyrin repeat and BTB/POZ domain-containing protein BTBD11 isoform X2, whose product MSEARKEETDGVEQGKNLTENEDTKVTHEIVVNVSPSREDVLKIEEDESQVEDYWSLPGDNSGFKADWSFVQQWRLRGPGGGGGSGRELYCPPYSKDFTDSSTKNGVHNMVHMVAERDTDSVAPTPTPQHPHHSQHHHLSLHEIRALQRRPECTGNSSSDENRSSGHASMSDTGGHTSSSSPPHRHHRAHSPQQLNSVPEDDRLSASVTQRNGRSRSGQNRNRHRATPAKVPWSGSGLEDIKLAIQQLTMRSHKSSSTYSSLSGSESSEPAVRRLMRHSSLETINTNVTSADEFVWVDSHNRLVELQQLPWTHHDVLRVLQNGRTREHMEQVSMETIPRLSYLLQRALVRVGRETQRLAKPVGLCSKHEVYSAFKIVLCPALADSCTKACLRAAAMFAVSGDQLKQSKASRSGLQLPVGRFLRWMSDVRLGRMIHEYAAIYLTAGIENLLEEILLQCIPTDPHTTLTATMLEHAIANSGDLWGLLQPYAHLNAGRTASGALAMPRWASVSSLNSSSSSSRSGRDATSSALEPSLLTTCVGSMSELIDLISKVAQAGRSPIPLTTKALNALFYYMRCSQLEHGERGSGIQELAYERAYVVLPPLVEWLRVATAHAEHRHGLVVDQDDINQAARLLLPGVDCPVRPICFEEVSVCSKRIDDTEYVRLLTMDMAFKMLTSGRADLIAQAMPLLPSAKINTVNDNGFTALMIACINGDETAVLALLDAGADLNIESPPPSTGQLANTPSKVPVTPGTSSTRSPVTPSSMMSSGKSIQSSNSASSLPSPSNNVSSNVCCNQTAFNAETQHWTALTYTALMGHCNIARILLERGAAVEGGAKPSEDKCTVTPLQAATATGNNEMVALLLAHGAQPFLSTLIKDSFSYSGSAQRGCYSAISVATAHGQRSCLHQLLSHPLNFSAKRGEKEVLSLEEILAEGSAASSPQQQTVDGRGNRREGKEPVFNKVQTKALQEAMYHSAESNHLDITMELRGLKVGWTLHCWMHSLGTAHEMRLDSVIDQLLQDFLQVCPDDYSTQFVQECLPLLFNIFRYSKKEGTTLLLADIFCTCFGWEPIKPIRDTTLSSGSRIDPKFVNNPELSDVQFRVEGRVFYGHKIVLVTSSPRFRNMLSSKLCEGNPPIVQINDIRYHIFQMVMEFLYHGGCATLEVNQSDVLELMAAANFFQLDGLLRYCEAQCSSMVDLDNIVSMYIHAKVYNATQLLEYCQGFLLQNMVALLTYDDSVKRLLFAKKLPNHDVLAGLLLTLQARIKTRRSQQQNKIKA is encoded by the exons ATGTCGGAGGCAAGAAAGGAGGAAACCGACGGTGTCGAACAGGGCAAGAATCTGACGGAAAACGAGGACACCAAGGTCACTCACGAAATCGTGGTGAACGTTAGCCCGAGTAGAGAGGACGTGTTGAAGATCGAAGAGGACGAGAGCCAGGTCGAGGATTATTGGTCCTTGCCCGGGGACAACAGCGGGTTCAAGGCTGACTGGAGCTTCGTTCAGCAATGGCGCCTCAGGGG ACCTGGCGGTGGCGGTGGCAGTGGAAGGGAATTGTATTGTCCTCCGTATTCAAAGGATTTTACGGACAGTTCAACGAAAAACGGTGTCCACAATATGGTTCACATGGTAGCGGAAAGGGACACGGATAGCGTAGCACCAACGCCAACGCCTCAGCACCCTCATCATTCTCAGCATCACCATCTCAGTTTACACGAAATTCGTGCGCTTCAG aGGCGACCAGAATGTACTGGTAATAGCTCCTCGGATGAGAATCGATCGTCGGGACATGCGAGCATGTCGGACACGGGTGGCCACACGAGCAGCAGTTCACCACCGCATCGTCACCACAGAGCTCACAGTCCCCAACAGTTAAACTCGGTGCCCGAAGACGATCGTTTGTCAGCCTCGGTTACACAGAGAAATGGCAGGAGTAGATCCGGCCAGAATCGCAATAGACACAGAGCTACACCTGCCAAG GTACCCTGGTCCGGTTCCGGTTTAGAGGATATCAAACTAGCTATCCAGCAGCTGACAATGCGCTCTCACAAATCATCCTCGACTTACTCCTCCTTGAGCGGCTCCGAGAGTTCAGAACCAGCTGTAAGGAGGTTGATGAGACATTCCAGCCTGGAAACTATCAACACTAACGTGACCAGCGCCGACGAATTCGTCTGGGTAGACTCGCACAATAGACTGGTGGAACTGCAACAATTACCCTGGACTCATCACGACGTCCTACGCGTTTTACAAAATGGTAGAACCAGGGAGCACATGGAACAAGTGTCGATGGAAACGATACCTCGGCTCTCTTATTTGTTGCAACGCGCTCTGGTCAGAGTTGGTCGAGAAACGCAGAGATTAGCGAAACCAGTTGGTCTTTGCAGCAAACACGAAGTGTACAGCGCGTTCAAGATTGTCCTTTGTCCGGCTTTGGCAGATTCTTGCACCAAG GCATGCTTAAGAGCCGCGGCTATGTTTGCCGTATCCGGTGATCAGCTGAAGCAATCAAAAGCATCTCGTTCAGGGTTGCAGCTACCGGTAGGACGATTTCTTCGTTGGATGTCCGACGTACGGCTTGGAAGAATGATACACGAATACGCGGCCATATATTTGACCGCGGGTATTGAAAACCTTCTGGAAGAAATATTGTTACAATGCATACCTACCGATCCGCACACAACGTTAACCGCAACGATGCTGGAACATGCTATAGCGAACAGCGGTGATTTATGGGGTCTTCTGCAACCGTACGCGCATTTGAATGCTGGTCGAACAGCATCAG GTGCTCTGGCAATGCCACGTTGGGCAAGCGTAAGTTCCTTAAACTCTTCTTCGTCGTCGTCTCGCAGTGGAAGAGACGCAACGAGTTCAGCATTGGAACCATCGCTGTTAACCACCTGTGTCGGCTCGATGTCAGAGTTGATAGATTTGATCTCCAAAGTGGCACAAGCCGGACGTTCACCCATACCCTTAACAACCAAAGCACTGAACGCTTTGTTCTATTATATGAGGTGTTCACAG ttGGAGCATGGAGAACGAGGTTCTGGTATACAAGAACTCGCTTATGAACGAGCGTACGTGGTCCTTCCGCCGTTGGTAGAGTGGCTACGCGTTGCAACTGCTCATGCAGAACATAGACACGGCCTCGTTGTAGATCAAGACGATATTAATCAAGCTGCCAGATTGCTATTACCTGGAGTAGACTGCCCTGTTAGACCTATATG CTTTGAAGAAGTTTCAGTCTGTTCGAAACGCATCGATGACACCGAATATGTGCGTCTTCTTACGATGGATATGGCGTTCAAAATGTTAACCAGTGGTCGTGCCGATCTGATAGCTCAAGCTATGCCTCTTTTGCCATCCGCGAAAATCAACACGGTAAACGACAATGGTTTCACCGCGTTGATGATAGCCTGCATAAACGGGGATGAAACTGCTGTACTAGCTTTACTGGATGCTGGAGCGGACTTGAATATAGAAAGTCCACCACCCTCCACTGGTCAATTAGCAAACACACCTTCCAAGGTTCCGGTAACACCAGGGACATCGAGCACTAGAAGTCCCGTTACTCCATCCTCGATGATGTCCTCAGGGAAAAGTATCCAATCTTCGAATTCAGCTTCCAGTTTACCAAGTCCTTCGAACAACGTTTCGAGCAATGTCTGCTGCAATCAAACTGCTTTCAATGCTGAAACTCAACACTGGACCGCTTTAACTTACACGGCATTGATGGGACACTGTAATATCGCCAGGATATTGTTGGAAAGAGGCGCAGCAGTGGAAGGTGGTGCTAAACCCAGTGAggacaaatgtacagttacACCGTTGCAAGCTGCTACAGCAACTGGTAACAACGAAATGGTGGCACTGCTGTTAGCTCACGGAGCGCAACCATTTTTGTCAACGTTGATCAAAGATTCGTTTTCTTACTCCGGATCAGCGCAACGTGGTTGTTACAG TGCAATATCAGTAGCAACAGCTCATGGTCAAAGAAGCTGCCTTCACCAGCTGTTATCTCATCCTCTGAATTTTTCTGCTAAACGAGGAGAGAAAGAGGTGTTGTCTTTGGAAGAGATTCTTGCAGAAGGTAGCGCAGCCAGCAGTCCGCAACAACAAACTGTAGATGGAAGAGGGAATCGAAGGGAAGGAAAAGAACCAGTTTTTAATAAGGTTCAGACAAAAGCTTTGCAGGAAGCGATGTATCACAGTGCTGAAAGTAACCATTTag ATATCACAATGGAACTTCGTGGATTAAAAGTAGGTTGGACCTTACATTGTTGGATGCATAGTCTTGGAACAGCTCACGAAATGAGACTAGATTCCGTGATAGATCAATTGCTTCAAGATTTCCTTCAAGTGTGTCCAGATGATTATTCGACACAATTTGTACAAGAATGTCTTCCTTtgttatttaacatttttaggTATAGCAAG aAAGAAGGCACGACTCTTCTTCTTGCCGACATTTTCTGTACATGCTTTGGGTGGGAACCGATAAAACCTATCAGAGACACTACACTTTCAAGTGGATCAAGAATAGAtccaaaatttgtaaataatcCAGAGTTAAGCGATGTACAGTTCAGAGTGGAGGGTAGAGTTTTCTATGGCCATAAAATTGTTTTAGTCACATCCTCTCCAAGGTTTAGAAACATGTTGAGTTCCAAATTATGCGAGGGAAATCCTCCTATTGTACAGATTAATGATATACGATACCACATTTTTCAG aTGGTTATGGAATTTTTGTACCACGGTGGATGTGCCACATTAGAAGTTAATCAAAGTGATGTCTTGGAATTAATGGCTGCAGCGAATTTCTTCCAATTAGATGGTTTGCTTAGGTACTGTGAAGCGCAATGCTCTTCAATGGTTGATCTTGATAACATTGTTTCCATGTACATTCATGCAAAg GTTTATAACGCGACTCAACTTTTAGAATATTGCCAAGGatttttgttacaaaataTGGTCGCTTTATTGACTTACGATGACTCGGTTAAGCGTCTATTGTTTGCTAAAAAACTGCCAAATCACGATGTCCTCGCGGGCCTTCTTCTTACTTTGCAAGCAAGAATAAAAACTAGACGATCTCAGCAACAAAATAAGATAAAAGCTTAG
- the LOC114878407 gene encoding ankyrin repeat and BTB/POZ domain-containing protein BTBD11 isoform X4, which translates to MVHMVAERDTDSVAPTPTPQHPHHSQHHHLSLHEIRALQRRPECTGNSSSDENRSSGHASMSDTGGHTSSSSPPHRHHRAHSPQQLNSVPEDDRLSASVTQRNGRSRSGQNRNRHRATPAKLQVPWSGSGLEDIKLAIQQLTMRSHKSSSTYSSLSGSESSEPAVRRLMRHSSLETINTNVTSADEFVWVDSHNRLVELQQLPWTHHDVLRVLQNGRTREHMEQVSMETIPRLSYLLQRALVRVGRETQRLAKPVGLCSKHEVYSAFKIVLCPALADSCTKACLRAAAMFAVSGDQLKQSKASRSGLQLPVGRFLRWMSDVRLGRMIHEYAAIYLTAGIENLLEEILLQCIPTDPHTTLTATMLEHAIANSGDLWGLLQPYAHLNAGRTASGALAMPRWASVSSLNSSSSSSRSGRDATSSALEPSLLTTCVGSMSELIDLISKVAQAGRSPIPLTTKALNALFYYMRCSQLEHGERGSGIQELAYERAYVVLPPLVEWLRVATAHAEHRHGLVVDQDDINQAARLLLPGVDCPVRPICFEEVSVCSKRIDDTEYVRLLTMDMAFKMLTSGRADLIAQAMPLLPSAKINTVNDNGFTALMIACINGDETAVLALLDAGADLNIESPPPSTGQLANTPSKVPVTPGTSSTRSPVTPSSMMSSGKSIQSSNSASSLPSPSNNVSSNVCCNQTAFNAETQHWTALTYTALMGHCNIARILLERGAAVEGGAKPSEDKCTVTPLQAATATGNNEMVALLLAHGAQPFLSTLIKDSFSYSGSAQRGCYSAISVATAHGQRSCLHQLLSHPLNFSAKRGEKEVLSLEEILAEGSAASSPQQQTVDGRGNRREGKEPVFNKVQTKALQEAMYHSAESNHLDITMELRGLKVGWTLHCWMHSLGTAHEMRLDSVIDQLLQDFLQVCPDDYSTQFVQECLPLLFNIFRYSKKEGTTLLLADIFCTCFGWEPIKPIRDTTLSSGSRIDPKFVNNPELSDVQFRVEGRVFYGHKIVLVTSSPRFRNMLSSKLCEGNPPIVQINDIRYHIFQMVMEFLYHGGCATLEVNQSDVLELMAAANFFQLDGLLRYCEAQCSSMVDLDNIVSMYIHAKVYNATQLLEYCQGFLLQNMVALLTYDDSVKRLLFAKKLPNHDVLAGLLLTLQARIKTRRSQQQNKIKA; encoded by the exons ATGGTTCACATGGTAGCGGAAAGGGACACGGATAGCGTAGCACCAACGCCAACGCCTCAGCACCCTCATCATTCTCAGCATCACCATCTCAGTTTACACGAAATTCGTGCGCTTCAG aGGCGACCAGAATGTACTGGTAATAGCTCCTCGGATGAGAATCGATCGTCGGGACATGCGAGCATGTCGGACACGGGTGGCCACACGAGCAGCAGTTCACCACCGCATCGTCACCACAGAGCTCACAGTCCCCAACAGTTAAACTCGGTGCCCGAAGACGATCGTTTGTCAGCCTCGGTTACACAGAGAAATGGCAGGAGTAGATCCGGCCAGAATCGCAATAGACACAGAGCTACACCTGCCAAG TTGCAGGTACCCTGGTCCGGTTCCGGTTTAGAGGATATCAAACTAGCTATCCAGCAGCTGACAATGCGCTCTCACAAATCATCCTCGACTTACTCCTCCTTGAGCGGCTCCGAGAGTTCAGAACCAGCTGTAAGGAGGTTGATGAGACATTCCAGCCTGGAAACTATCAACACTAACGTGACCAGCGCCGACGAATTCGTCTGGGTAGACTCGCACAATAGACTGGTGGAACTGCAACAATTACCCTGGACTCATCACGACGTCCTACGCGTTTTACAAAATGGTAGAACCAGGGAGCACATGGAACAAGTGTCGATGGAAACGATACCTCGGCTCTCTTATTTGTTGCAACGCGCTCTGGTCAGAGTTGGTCGAGAAACGCAGAGATTAGCGAAACCAGTTGGTCTTTGCAGCAAACACGAAGTGTACAGCGCGTTCAAGATTGTCCTTTGTCCGGCTTTGGCAGATTCTTGCACCAAG GCATGCTTAAGAGCCGCGGCTATGTTTGCCGTATCCGGTGATCAGCTGAAGCAATCAAAAGCATCTCGTTCAGGGTTGCAGCTACCGGTAGGACGATTTCTTCGTTGGATGTCCGACGTACGGCTTGGAAGAATGATACACGAATACGCGGCCATATATTTGACCGCGGGTATTGAAAACCTTCTGGAAGAAATATTGTTACAATGCATACCTACCGATCCGCACACAACGTTAACCGCAACGATGCTGGAACATGCTATAGCGAACAGCGGTGATTTATGGGGTCTTCTGCAACCGTACGCGCATTTGAATGCTGGTCGAACAGCATCAG GTGCTCTGGCAATGCCACGTTGGGCAAGCGTAAGTTCCTTAAACTCTTCTTCGTCGTCGTCTCGCAGTGGAAGAGACGCAACGAGTTCAGCATTGGAACCATCGCTGTTAACCACCTGTGTCGGCTCGATGTCAGAGTTGATAGATTTGATCTCCAAAGTGGCACAAGCCGGACGTTCACCCATACCCTTAACAACCAAAGCACTGAACGCTTTGTTCTATTATATGAGGTGTTCACAG ttGGAGCATGGAGAACGAGGTTCTGGTATACAAGAACTCGCTTATGAACGAGCGTACGTGGTCCTTCCGCCGTTGGTAGAGTGGCTACGCGTTGCAACTGCTCATGCAGAACATAGACACGGCCTCGTTGTAGATCAAGACGATATTAATCAAGCTGCCAGATTGCTATTACCTGGAGTAGACTGCCCTGTTAGACCTATATG CTTTGAAGAAGTTTCAGTCTGTTCGAAACGCATCGATGACACCGAATATGTGCGTCTTCTTACGATGGATATGGCGTTCAAAATGTTAACCAGTGGTCGTGCCGATCTGATAGCTCAAGCTATGCCTCTTTTGCCATCCGCGAAAATCAACACGGTAAACGACAATGGTTTCACCGCGTTGATGATAGCCTGCATAAACGGGGATGAAACTGCTGTACTAGCTTTACTGGATGCTGGAGCGGACTTGAATATAGAAAGTCCACCACCCTCCACTGGTCAATTAGCAAACACACCTTCCAAGGTTCCGGTAACACCAGGGACATCGAGCACTAGAAGTCCCGTTACTCCATCCTCGATGATGTCCTCAGGGAAAAGTATCCAATCTTCGAATTCAGCTTCCAGTTTACCAAGTCCTTCGAACAACGTTTCGAGCAATGTCTGCTGCAATCAAACTGCTTTCAATGCTGAAACTCAACACTGGACCGCTTTAACTTACACGGCATTGATGGGACACTGTAATATCGCCAGGATATTGTTGGAAAGAGGCGCAGCAGTGGAAGGTGGTGCTAAACCCAGTGAggacaaatgtacagttacACCGTTGCAAGCTGCTACAGCAACTGGTAACAACGAAATGGTGGCACTGCTGTTAGCTCACGGAGCGCAACCATTTTTGTCAACGTTGATCAAAGATTCGTTTTCTTACTCCGGATCAGCGCAACGTGGTTGTTACAG TGCAATATCAGTAGCAACAGCTCATGGTCAAAGAAGCTGCCTTCACCAGCTGTTATCTCATCCTCTGAATTTTTCTGCTAAACGAGGAGAGAAAGAGGTGTTGTCTTTGGAAGAGATTCTTGCAGAAGGTAGCGCAGCCAGCAGTCCGCAACAACAAACTGTAGATGGAAGAGGGAATCGAAGGGAAGGAAAAGAACCAGTTTTTAATAAGGTTCAGACAAAAGCTTTGCAGGAAGCGATGTATCACAGTGCTGAAAGTAACCATTTag ATATCACAATGGAACTTCGTGGATTAAAAGTAGGTTGGACCTTACATTGTTGGATGCATAGTCTTGGAACAGCTCACGAAATGAGACTAGATTCCGTGATAGATCAATTGCTTCAAGATTTCCTTCAAGTGTGTCCAGATGATTATTCGACACAATTTGTACAAGAATGTCTTCCTTtgttatttaacatttttaggTATAGCAAG aAAGAAGGCACGACTCTTCTTCTTGCCGACATTTTCTGTACATGCTTTGGGTGGGAACCGATAAAACCTATCAGAGACACTACACTTTCAAGTGGATCAAGAATAGAtccaaaatttgtaaataatcCAGAGTTAAGCGATGTACAGTTCAGAGTGGAGGGTAGAGTTTTCTATGGCCATAAAATTGTTTTAGTCACATCCTCTCCAAGGTTTAGAAACATGTTGAGTTCCAAATTATGCGAGGGAAATCCTCCTATTGTACAGATTAATGATATACGATACCACATTTTTCAG aTGGTTATGGAATTTTTGTACCACGGTGGATGTGCCACATTAGAAGTTAATCAAAGTGATGTCTTGGAATTAATGGCTGCAGCGAATTTCTTCCAATTAGATGGTTTGCTTAGGTACTGTGAAGCGCAATGCTCTTCAATGGTTGATCTTGATAACATTGTTTCCATGTACATTCATGCAAAg GTTTATAACGCGACTCAACTTTTAGAATATTGCCAAGGatttttgttacaaaataTGGTCGCTTTATTGACTTACGATGACTCGGTTAAGCGTCTATTGTTTGCTAAAAAACTGCCAAATCACGATGTCCTCGCGGGCCTTCTTCTTACTTTGCAAGCAAGAATAAAAACTAGACGATCTCAGCAACAAAATAAGATAAAAGCTTAG